In Oncorhynchus gorbuscha isolate QuinsamMale2020 ecotype Even-year linkage group LG02, OgorEven_v1.0, whole genome shotgun sequence, a single genomic region encodes these proteins:
- the LOC124003958 gene encoding protein Wnt-2-like yields the protein MNLLPSGKCFYLSVVICWLTSRVGGSLWYMGTLGSQVMCDNIPGLVNKQRQLCRQHPNIMQAIGAGIKDWIGECQHQFQNHRWNCNTIERDHNVFGRLLLRSSREAAFVYAISSAGVVHTLTRACSQGELQSCSCDPTKKGSSRDAKGAFDWGGCSDHVEHAMRFSQAFVDAKERKERDARALMNLHNNRAGRKAVKRLMSLECKCHGVSGSCSVRTCWLALADFRRTGDHLRRRYNGAVQVVMNQYGTGFATAQRHLKRPSKNDLVYFEDSPDYCIRDQESGSVGTGGRVCNRTSRGVDSCEVMCCGRGYDTSHISRNTKCECKFHWCCAVHCRDCKLDVDVHTCKAQT from the exons ATGAATTTATTGCCAAgtggaaaatgtttttatttatctgtAGTAATCTGCTGGCTAACGTCAAGGGTCGGCGGATCTTTATG GTACATGGGAACCCTTGGGTCGCAAGTGATGTGCGACAACATCCCAGGGTTAGTCAACAAACAGCGGCAGCTGTGCCGCCAGCATCCCAACATTATGCAGGCGATCGGAGCCGGGATTAAAGACTGGATCGGGGAGTGCCAACATCAGTTTCAGAACCACCGCTGGAACTGCAATACCATAGAGCGAGACCACAATGTGTTCGGACGCCTACTGCTGCGTA GCAGTCGTGAAGCAGCCTTTGTGTACGCCATCTCCTCGGCCGGGGTGGTCCACACCCTGACCCGAGCCTGCAGCCAGGGAGAGCTGCAGTCGTGCTCCTGCGACCCCACCAAGAAGGGCTCGTCCCGGGACGCCAAGGGGGCGTTCGACTGGGGCGGCTGCAGTGACCACGTGGAGCACGCCATGAGGTTCAGCCAGGCCTTTGTAGATGCCAAAGAGCGGAAGGAGCGAGATGCCAGGGCTCTGATGAACCTTCACAACAACCGCGCCGGGAGGAAG gCAGTGAAGCGATTAATGTCTCTGGAGTGTAAGTGTCACGGCGTGAGCGGCTCCTGCAGTGTACGGACCTGCTGGCTGGCCCTGGCCGACTTCCGCCGCACGGGCGACCATCTGCGGCGGCGCTACAACGGGGCAGTGCAGGTGGTCATGAACCAGTATGGCACGGGCTTCGCCACCGCACAGCGGCATCTCAAACGGCCCAGCAAAAACGACCTGGTCTACTTCGAGGACTCGCCAGACTACTGCATACGAGACCAAGAGTCCG GTTCGGTGGGGACGGGCGGGCGGGTATGCAACCGGACATCTCGCGGCGTGGACAGCTGCGAGGTGATGTGCTGTGGCCGGGGCTACGACACATCGCACATCAGCCGCAACACCAAGTGTGAGTGCAAGTTCCACTGGTGCTGCGCTGTACACTGCCGGGACTGCAAGCTAGATGTGGATGTGCACACCTGCAAGGCCCAGACGTGA
- the LOC124003932 gene encoding suppressor of tumorigenicity 7 protein homolog isoform X3, whose product MFLNTLTPKFYVALTGTSSLISGLILIFEWWYFRKYGTSFIEQVSVSHLRPLLGGVDNSSPTNSNSSNGDADSNRQSVSECKVWRNPLNLFRGAEYNRYTWVTGREPLTYYDMNLSAQDHQTFFTCDSDHLRPADAIMQKAWRERNPQARISAAHEALELEDCATAYILLAEEEATTIVEAEKLFKQAVKAGEGCYRRSQQLQHHGAQYEAQHRRDTNVLVYIKRRLAMCSRKLGRTREAVKMMRDLMKEFPLLSMFNIHENLLESLLELQNYADVQAVLAKYDDISLPKSATICYTAALLKARAVSDKFSPEAASRRGLSTAEMNAVEAIHRAVEFNPHVPKYLLEMKSLILPPEHILKRGDSEAIAYAFFHLQHWKRVEGALNLLHCTWEGTFRMIPYPLEKGHLFYPYPICTETADRELLPTVFHEVSVYPKKELPFFILFTAGLCSFTAMLALLTHQFPELMGVFAKAFLSTLFAPLNFIMEKVESILPSSLWHQLTRI is encoded by the exons ATGTTTCTGAACACCCTAACCCCCAAGTTCTACGTGGCTTTGACGGGGACCTCCTCCTTGATATCTGGACTCATACTG ATATTTGAGTGGTGGTACTTCAGGAAGTACGGTACTTCCTTCATCGAGCAGGTGTCAGTGAGCCACCTGCGCCCTCTGCTGGGCGGCGTGGACAACAGCTCCCCAACCAACTCCAACAGCAGTAACGGCGACGCAGACTCCAACCGACAGAGTGTGTCCG AATGTAAAGTATGGCGAAATCCACTGAATTTATTTCGAGGGGCGGAGTATAACCG GTATACGTGGGTGACGGGCCGAGAGCCACTCACGTACTACGACATGAATCTCTCGGCACAAGACCACCAGACCTTCTTCACATGTGACTCGGACCACCTCCGGCCAGCTGACGCCA TAATGCAGAAagcgtggagagagaggaacccaCAGGCACGCATCTCTGCCGCACACGAAGCCCTTGAACTAGAGGA cTGTGCGACAGCGTACATCCTGCTGGCAGAGGAGGAGGCAACCACCATCGTAGAGGCAGAGAAGCTCTTCAAACAGGCCGTGAAGGCAGGAGAAGGTTGCTACAGACGCAGCCAACAGCTTCAACACCACGGAGCGCAGTATGAGGCACAGCACA GAAGGGACACCAATGTTTTGGTATACATTAAGAGGAGACTGGCCATGTGCTCTAGAAAGCTGGGACGAACCAGAGAAGCTGTCAAAATGATGAGAGAC TTAATGAAGGAGTTCCCTCTCCTCAGTATGTTCAATATCCATGAGAACCTGCTGGAGTCGCTGCTAGAGCTACAGAACTACGCAGACGTACAGGCCGTACTAGCCAAGTACGacg ATATTAGTTTACCCAAATCTGCAACAATATGCTACACAGCAGCTTTGCTCAAAGCCAGGGCGGTATCGGACAA GTTTTCTCCAGAGGCAGCGTCGAGGCGAGGGTTGAGTACAGCAGAGATGAATGCTGTAGAAGCCATACACAGAGCTGTGGAGTTCAACCCACACGTCCCCAAA TACCTGTTAGAAATGAAAAGTTTAATACTGCCTCCAGAGCACATTCTGAAGCGAGGGGACAGTGAGGCCATAGCCTACGCATTCTTTCACCTGCAGCACtggaagagggtggagggggcCCTTAACCTGCTCCACTGTACTTGGGAGGgca CTTTTAGAATGATCCCCTACCCTCTGGAGAAAGGCCACCTCTTCTACCCATACCCCATCTGCACCGAGACCGCAGACAGAGAGCTGCTACCAA CAGTGTTTCATGAGGTGTCGGTGTACCCTAAGAAGGAACTGCCATTCTTCATCCTGTTCACGGCTGGTCTCTGTTCCTTCACCGCCATGCTGGCCCTCCTCACACACCAGTTCCCCGAGCTCATGGGAGTCTTCGCTAAAGCC ttTCTTAGCACCCTGTTTGCTCCTCTGAACTTCATCATGGAGAAAGTGGAGAGCATCCTGCCATCCAGTCTGTGGCATCAGCTCACACGCATCTGA
- the LOC124003932 gene encoding suppressor of tumorigenicity 7 protein homolog isoform X1, with amino-acid sequence MMSFNAPGPAMFGTESSLSMFLNTLTPKFYVALTGTSSLISGLILIFEWWYFRKYGTSFIEQVSVSHLRPLLGGVDNSSPTNSNSSNGDADSNRQSVSECKVWRNPLNLFRGAEYNRYTWVTGREPLTYYDMNLSAQDHQTFFTCDSDHLRPADAIMQKAWRERNPQARISAAHEALELEDCATAYILLAEEEATTIVEAEKLFKQAVKAGEGCYRRSQQLQHHGAQYEAQHRRDTNVLVYIKRRLAMCSRKLGRTREAVKMMRDLMKEFPLLSMFNIHENLLESLLELQNYADVQAVLAKYDDISLPKSATICYTAALLKARAVSDKFSPEAASRRGLSTAEMNAVEAIHRAVEFNPHVPKYLLEMKSLILPPEHILKRGDSEAIAYAFFHLQHWKRVEGALNLLHCTWEGTFRMIPYPLEKGHLFYPYPICTETADRELLPTVFHEVSVYPKKELPFFILFTAGLCSFTAMLALLTHQFPELMGVFAKAFLSTLFAPLNFIMEKVESILPSSLWHQLTRI; translated from the exons TAAGCATGTTTCTGAACACCCTAACCCCCAAGTTCTACGTGGCTTTGACGGGGACCTCCTCCTTGATATCTGGACTCATACTG ATATTTGAGTGGTGGTACTTCAGGAAGTACGGTACTTCCTTCATCGAGCAGGTGTCAGTGAGCCACCTGCGCCCTCTGCTGGGCGGCGTGGACAACAGCTCCCCAACCAACTCCAACAGCAGTAACGGCGACGCAGACTCCAACCGACAGAGTGTGTCCG AATGTAAAGTATGGCGAAATCCACTGAATTTATTTCGAGGGGCGGAGTATAACCG GTATACGTGGGTGACGGGCCGAGAGCCACTCACGTACTACGACATGAATCTCTCGGCACAAGACCACCAGACCTTCTTCACATGTGACTCGGACCACCTCCGGCCAGCTGACGCCA TAATGCAGAAagcgtggagagagaggaacccaCAGGCACGCATCTCTGCCGCACACGAAGCCCTTGAACTAGAGGA cTGTGCGACAGCGTACATCCTGCTGGCAGAGGAGGAGGCAACCACCATCGTAGAGGCAGAGAAGCTCTTCAAACAGGCCGTGAAGGCAGGAGAAGGTTGCTACAGACGCAGCCAACAGCTTCAACACCACGGAGCGCAGTATGAGGCACAGCACA GAAGGGACACCAATGTTTTGGTATACATTAAGAGGAGACTGGCCATGTGCTCTAGAAAGCTGGGACGAACCAGAGAAGCTGTCAAAATGATGAGAGAC TTAATGAAGGAGTTCCCTCTCCTCAGTATGTTCAATATCCATGAGAACCTGCTGGAGTCGCTGCTAGAGCTACAGAACTACGCAGACGTACAGGCCGTACTAGCCAAGTACGacg ATATTAGTTTACCCAAATCTGCAACAATATGCTACACAGCAGCTTTGCTCAAAGCCAGGGCGGTATCGGACAA GTTTTCTCCAGAGGCAGCGTCGAGGCGAGGGTTGAGTACAGCAGAGATGAATGCTGTAGAAGCCATACACAGAGCTGTGGAGTTCAACCCACACGTCCCCAAA TACCTGTTAGAAATGAAAAGTTTAATACTGCCTCCAGAGCACATTCTGAAGCGAGGGGACAGTGAGGCCATAGCCTACGCATTCTTTCACCTGCAGCACtggaagagggtggagggggcCCTTAACCTGCTCCACTGTACTTGGGAGGgca CTTTTAGAATGATCCCCTACCCTCTGGAGAAAGGCCACCTCTTCTACCCATACCCCATCTGCACCGAGACCGCAGACAGAGAGCTGCTACCAA CAGTGTTTCATGAGGTGTCGGTGTACCCTAAGAAGGAACTGCCATTCTTCATCCTGTTCACGGCTGGTCTCTGTTCCTTCACCGCCATGCTGGCCCTCCTCACACACCAGTTCCCCGAGCTCATGGGAGTCTTCGCTAAAGCC ttTCTTAGCACCCTGTTTGCTCCTCTGAACTTCATCATGGAGAAAGTGGAGAGCATCCTGCCATCCAGTCTGTGGCATCAGCTCACACGCATCTGA
- the LOC124003932 gene encoding suppressor of tumorigenicity 7 protein homolog isoform X2 yields the protein MFGTESSLSMFLNTLTPKFYVALTGTSSLISGLILIFEWWYFRKYGTSFIEQVSVSHLRPLLGGVDNSSPTNSNSSNGDADSNRQSVSECKVWRNPLNLFRGAEYNRYTWVTGREPLTYYDMNLSAQDHQTFFTCDSDHLRPADAIMQKAWRERNPQARISAAHEALELEDCATAYILLAEEEATTIVEAEKLFKQAVKAGEGCYRRSQQLQHHGAQYEAQHRRDTNVLVYIKRRLAMCSRKLGRTREAVKMMRDLMKEFPLLSMFNIHENLLESLLELQNYADVQAVLAKYDDISLPKSATICYTAALLKARAVSDKFSPEAASRRGLSTAEMNAVEAIHRAVEFNPHVPKYLLEMKSLILPPEHILKRGDSEAIAYAFFHLQHWKRVEGALNLLHCTWEGTFRMIPYPLEKGHLFYPYPICTETADRELLPTVFHEVSVYPKKELPFFILFTAGLCSFTAMLALLTHQFPELMGVFAKAFLSTLFAPLNFIMEKVESILPSSLWHQLTRI from the exons TAAGCATGTTTCTGAACACCCTAACCCCCAAGTTCTACGTGGCTTTGACGGGGACCTCCTCCTTGATATCTGGACTCATACTG ATATTTGAGTGGTGGTACTTCAGGAAGTACGGTACTTCCTTCATCGAGCAGGTGTCAGTGAGCCACCTGCGCCCTCTGCTGGGCGGCGTGGACAACAGCTCCCCAACCAACTCCAACAGCAGTAACGGCGACGCAGACTCCAACCGACAGAGTGTGTCCG AATGTAAAGTATGGCGAAATCCACTGAATTTATTTCGAGGGGCGGAGTATAACCG GTATACGTGGGTGACGGGCCGAGAGCCACTCACGTACTACGACATGAATCTCTCGGCACAAGACCACCAGACCTTCTTCACATGTGACTCGGACCACCTCCGGCCAGCTGACGCCA TAATGCAGAAagcgtggagagagaggaacccaCAGGCACGCATCTCTGCCGCACACGAAGCCCTTGAACTAGAGGA cTGTGCGACAGCGTACATCCTGCTGGCAGAGGAGGAGGCAACCACCATCGTAGAGGCAGAGAAGCTCTTCAAACAGGCCGTGAAGGCAGGAGAAGGTTGCTACAGACGCAGCCAACAGCTTCAACACCACGGAGCGCAGTATGAGGCACAGCACA GAAGGGACACCAATGTTTTGGTATACATTAAGAGGAGACTGGCCATGTGCTCTAGAAAGCTGGGACGAACCAGAGAAGCTGTCAAAATGATGAGAGAC TTAATGAAGGAGTTCCCTCTCCTCAGTATGTTCAATATCCATGAGAACCTGCTGGAGTCGCTGCTAGAGCTACAGAACTACGCAGACGTACAGGCCGTACTAGCCAAGTACGacg ATATTAGTTTACCCAAATCTGCAACAATATGCTACACAGCAGCTTTGCTCAAAGCCAGGGCGGTATCGGACAA GTTTTCTCCAGAGGCAGCGTCGAGGCGAGGGTTGAGTACAGCAGAGATGAATGCTGTAGAAGCCATACACAGAGCTGTGGAGTTCAACCCACACGTCCCCAAA TACCTGTTAGAAATGAAAAGTTTAATACTGCCTCCAGAGCACATTCTGAAGCGAGGGGACAGTGAGGCCATAGCCTACGCATTCTTTCACCTGCAGCACtggaagagggtggagggggcCCTTAACCTGCTCCACTGTACTTGGGAGGgca CTTTTAGAATGATCCCCTACCCTCTGGAGAAAGGCCACCTCTTCTACCCATACCCCATCTGCACCGAGACCGCAGACAGAGAGCTGCTACCAA CAGTGTTTCATGAGGTGTCGGTGTACCCTAAGAAGGAACTGCCATTCTTCATCCTGTTCACGGCTGGTCTCTGTTCCTTCACCGCCATGCTGGCCCTCCTCACACACCAGTTCCCCGAGCTCATGGGAGTCTTCGCTAAAGCC ttTCTTAGCACCCTGTTTGCTCCTCTGAACTTCATCATGGAGAAAGTGGAGAGCATCCTGCCATCCAGTCTGTGGCATCAGCTCACACGCATCTGA